In Capsicum annuum cultivar UCD-10X-F1 chromosome 11, UCD10Xv1.1, whole genome shotgun sequence, one genomic interval encodes:
- the LOC107847144 gene encoding flavonoid 3',5'-hydroxylase-like, with the protein MVLLTSVLCAATIICIIVYITISKIATSRGQPRQRLPPGPMGWPVIGALPLLGGMPHVSLAKMAKKYGPIMYLKVGTYGMVVASTPSAAKAFLKLHDSNFSNRPPSAGATHLAYNAQDMVFSPYGPRWKLLRKLSNLHLLGAKALEDWANVRANELGHMLKSMLGASREGERMVVKDMLTFAIANMIGQVVLSKRVFAEKGAEVNEFKNMAVELMTITGYVNIGDFIPKLAWLDLQGIERKMKSLHKKFDDLFTKMFDEHKATSNIERKGKPDFLDIVMANMDNSEGERLSITNIKALLLNLFNASIDTSSSTIEWALSEMIKNPKILKKSQQEMDQIIGKNRRLIESDIPNLPYLRAICKEAFRKHPSTPLNLPRVSNEPCTVDGYYILKNTRLSVNIWAIGRDPDVWENPLEFDPERFLSGKNAKIDLQGNGFELIPFGAGRRICPGTRLGIVMVEYILGTLVHSFDWKLPNDIMEINMEESFGLALQKAVPLEAMVTPRLPLDVYYAN; encoded by the exons atggtGTTACTTACTAGTGTGTTGTGTGCAGCAACTATAATATGTATCATAGTATATATTACTATTTCAAAAATAGCCACTAGCCGGGGGCAGCCGCGGCAGCGGCTCCCCCCGGGTCCCATGGGGTGGCCGGTGATCGGAGCACTTCCACTTTTAGGTGGCATGCCACATGTGTCACTTGCAAAAATGGCCAAAAAATATGGACCTATTATGTATTTAAAAGTTGGAACGTATGGTATGGTTGTTGCTTCTACTCCTAGTGCTGCTAAAGCTTTCTTGAAACTACATGATAGCAATTTCTCCAATCGTCCACCTAGTGCAG GTGCCACACACTTGGCCTATAATGCCCAAGACATGGTTTTTTCACCCTATGGACCACGTTGGAAGTTGCTAAGGAAATTGAGTAATTTACACTTGCTAGGTGCAAAAGCCTTAGAAGATTGGGCAAATGTCCGTGCCAATGAGCTAGGCCACATGCTAAAATCGATGCTCGGCGCAAGCCGGGAGGGCGAGCGCATGGTGGTGAAGGACATGTTGACATTCGCGATCGCGAACATGATTGGTCAAGTGGTATTAAGTAAGAGAGTGTTCGCGGAAAAAGGGGCAGAGGTTAACGAATTTAAGAACATGGCCGTGGAACTGATGACGATTACAGGGTATGTTAATATTGGCGATTTTATACCTAAATTAGCCTGGTTGGATTTACAAGGgattgaaagaaaaatgaaaagtttgcacaaaaaatttgatgatttatttacaaaaatgttTGATGAACATAAAGCAACTAGtaatattgaaagaaaagggAAACCTGATTTTCTTGATATTGTTATGGCAAATATGGATAATTCAGAAGGAGAAAGGCTTAGTATAACCAACATCAAAGCACTTTTACTG AATTTGTTCAATGCCAGTATAGACACTTCATCTAGTACAATAGAATGGGCACTTTCAGAAATGAtaaaaaatcccaaaattctcaaaaaatcacAACAAGAAATGGACCAAATTATTGGAAAAAATAGACGTTTAATTGAATCTGATATTCCAAATCTACCTTATTTACGTGCAATTTGCAAAGAAGCATTTCGAAAACACCCTTCAACACCATTAAATCTCCCTAGGGTATCGAACGAGCCATGCACGGTCGACGGTTACTACATACTGAAAAACACCAGGCTCAGCGTCAACATATGGGCGATTGGACGAGACCCTGATGTGTGGGAGAATCCACTCGAGTTTGACCCCGAGAGGTTCCTGAGCGGAAAAAACGCAAAGATTGACCTTCAAGGAAATGGTTTTGAGTTGATTCCATTTGGTGCTGGACGAAGAATTTGCCCGGGGACAAGATTGGGAATAGTGATGGTGGAATATATATTGGGAACTTTGGTTCATTCATTTGATTGGAAATTACCAAATGATATTATGGAGATTAATATGGAGGAATCTTTTGGATTAGCTTTGCAAAAGGCTGTCCCTCTCGAAGCCATGGTTACTCCGAGGCTACCTTTGGACGTTTATTATGCAAATTAA